Proteins from a genomic interval of Beijerinckia indica subsp. indica ATCC 9039:
- a CDS encoding HlyD family secretion protein — translation MKPFSFSVTRHGIPLFAIVMIGFAGWTIASTMRPRSVTSPPIAAPTQPYEKNVSGTGIVEPASEVMALAIERGGVVTSVDVVAGDHVRFGQKLFSIDARNYQAAVDQNEAAVLAAEAAIGSIDQNILLQRDAINQARANLNVTEAERTRASLDRSRYAALVRNDWTPRQRYELATADADKADANVIAAKAALASAEQQIEVLSAQRREAEARLAQTKALLEGARADLDKTVVKAPVEGVILKVNVRLGEYALAGVLNNPLMTMGTVDPLHVRVDIDEADAWRVRSDSPATARMRGNPSIAVPLSFVRFEPYVLPKRSLSGDTSERVDTRVLQGIYAFAPQDFPAFTGQQVDVFIEAPKRDGDAQRLATYRND, via the coding sequence ATGAAGCCGTTCTCCTTTTCCGTCACCAGACATGGCATTCCCCTGTTTGCGATCGTGATGATAGGCTTTGCCGGCTGGACGATTGCTTCGACAATGCGCCCGCGATCGGTGACCTCGCCGCCGATCGCCGCGCCGACGCAACCCTATGAGAAAAATGTCTCGGGCACCGGTATTGTCGAACCTGCAAGTGAGGTCATGGCGCTCGCCATCGAACGCGGCGGTGTCGTGACCAGCGTTGATGTTGTGGCGGGTGATCACGTCCGGTTCGGACAAAAACTCTTTTCGATCGATGCACGCAATTATCAGGCGGCCGTTGATCAGAATGAGGCAGCGGTTTTAGCCGCAGAGGCCGCGATCGGGTCCATCGATCAGAACATTCTTCTCCAGCGCGACGCGATCAATCAGGCTCGAGCGAATCTCAATGTGACGGAAGCGGAGCGGACCCGTGCGTCTCTGGATCGATCGCGCTATGCCGCGCTCGTGCGTAATGATTGGACGCCGCGCCAGCGCTATGAGCTCGCCACCGCTGATGCTGACAAAGCGGATGCGAATGTCATCGCCGCGAAAGCGGCGCTCGCCAGCGCTGAGCAGCAGATCGAGGTTCTGTCGGCCCAGCGTCGCGAGGCTGAGGCGAGACTGGCCCAAACCAAGGCTTTGCTCGAGGGGGCAAGGGCTGACCTCGATAAGACCGTGGTCAAAGCGCCGGTTGAAGGTGTGATCCTCAAGGTCAATGTCAGGCTTGGTGAATATGCCTTGGCGGGCGTGCTGAATAATCCGCTCATGACAATGGGGACTGTCGATCCGCTGCATGTTCGAGTGGATATCGACGAAGCTGACGCCTGGCGCGTGCGGTCAGACAGCCCCGCAACGGCCCGTATGCGCGGCAATCCCAGCATTGCGGTGCCGCTCTCTTTCGTTCGTTTCGAACCCTATGTGCTGCCGAAACGCTCCCTCTCCGGCGATACATCCGAGCGGGTGGATACGCGGGTTCTCCAGGGGATCTACGCCTTTGCACCACAAGATTTCCCGGCCTTTACGGGGCAGCAGGTCGATGTGTTCATCGAGGCTCCAAAGCGGGACGGGGATGCGCAAAGGCTCGCCACATACAGGAATGATTGA
- the ada gene encoding bifunctional DNA-binding transcriptional regulator/O6-methylguanine-DNA methyltransferase Ada, giving the protein MRQHALPRGTQPAVPIEDDPRWIAVVDRDSRFDGTFVYSVKTTGIYCRPSCPSRLAKPGNIRFHAHCAAAEKAGFRPCLRCRPHEASLAHDHADLIVAACRRIETAQKQLSLDQLAKAAGLSPFHFHRLFKSITGLSPKAYGAAHRMNKIHKALSAGEESVTATIYASGYQSSSRFYATSKEMLGMTATAFREGGNLAEIRFALGETSLGSLLVACSAQGVCAIFLGDDPEALVHELQGRFPKAHLIGGDEGFEALVAKVVGFVETPARGLDLPLDIRGTAFQHKVWQALCEVPFGETASYTDIARRIGAPKAVRAVAQACAANKIAVAIPCHRILRTDGSLSGYRWGVERKRALLLKEGATKNSN; this is encoded by the coding sequence CTCTTCCAAGGGGTACACAGCCCGCCGTCCCGATCGAGGATGATCCGCGTTGGATAGCCGTTGTCGATCGCGATTCTCGTTTTGACGGCACCTTCGTCTATTCCGTGAAAACGACAGGTATTTATTGCCGGCCGTCCTGCCCCTCACGTCTGGCGAAGCCAGGCAATATCCGTTTTCATGCTCATTGCGCGGCCGCGGAAAAAGCAGGGTTTCGGCCGTGCCTCAGGTGCCGTCCACATGAGGCGTCGCTCGCGCACGATCATGCCGATCTGATCGTTGCGGCCTGCCGCCGGATTGAAACGGCGCAGAAGCAACTGAGCCTGGATCAATTGGCGAAGGCCGCCGGCCTGAGCCCGTTTCATTTTCACCGATTGTTCAAATCGATCACCGGCCTGAGCCCGAAAGCCTATGGCGCTGCCCATCGCATGAACAAGATCCACAAAGCGCTCAGTGCGGGTGAGGAAAGTGTGACGGCAACGATCTACGCCTCTGGATATCAGTCATCGAGCCGTTTCTATGCCACCTCAAAGGAGATGTTGGGGATGACCGCGACTGCATTCCGAGAAGGAGGCAACTTGGCCGAAATCCGCTTCGCGCTAGGTGAAACCTCGCTCGGCTCCCTTCTTGTGGCCTGTAGCGCGCAAGGCGTTTGTGCCATTTTCCTTGGCGATGATCCGGAGGCGCTCGTCCATGAATTGCAGGGGCGGTTTCCGAAAGCGCATCTCATCGGCGGTGACGAAGGTTTCGAGGCTCTGGTCGCCAAGGTCGTCGGTTTCGTCGAAACGCCCGCACGCGGCCTCGATCTGCCGCTGGATATTCGTGGTACGGCGTTTCAGCACAAGGTCTGGCAGGCCTTGTGTGAAGTTCCTTTCGGAGAGACTGCCAGCTACACTGACATCGCCCGGCGGATTGGCGCGCCCAAGGCCGTCCGCGCCGTGGCGCAAGCCTGCGCTGCTAACAAGATCGCCGTGGCTATCCCCTGTCATCGTATTTTGCGTACTGACGGAAGCTTGTCTGGCTATCGCTGGGGCGTCGAGCGCAAGCGCGCCTTGCTTTTGAAGGAGGGCGCTACGAAGAATTCGAACTGA
- a CDS encoding ABC transporter ATP-binding protein: MNDTSSAVRCRGISKSFPAGDGIIEILHGIDFDVPAGALTMLVGPSGCGKTTLISIIAGIMSPTNGTVEVCGQTISTLPDNEKVAFRRKMIGFVFQQYNLLPALTAAENAAIPLVAAGMPLTKATEEAGVILTRIGMGDHLDKMPNQLSGGQQQRVAIARAFVHSPRLIVCDEPTAALDAGTGRTVMEILKEAAVTPDRAVIVVTHDSRIFPFADHIATMEDGRIRSVRSAPFGQLSEVA; encoded by the coding sequence ATGAATGACACATCCTCTGCTGTGCGCTGCCGCGGCATTTCCAAGAGCTTTCCCGCTGGTGATGGAATCATTGAGATTCTGCATGGCATCGATTTCGATGTCCCGGCCGGCGCGCTTACCATGCTTGTCGGACCATCCGGTTGTGGCAAGACGACCCTGATCTCGATCATCGCCGGAATTATGAGCCCGACAAACGGCACGGTCGAGGTCTGCGGTCAAACCATCAGCACATTACCCGATAATGAAAAAGTCGCCTTTCGCCGCAAGATGATCGGCTTCGTTTTCCAGCAATATAATCTCTTGCCGGCGCTTACCGCTGCCGAAAATGCGGCCATTCCTTTGGTCGCGGCCGGTATGCCCCTCACGAAAGCGACGGAGGAGGCTGGCGTCATACTCACCCGGATCGGCATGGGTGACCATCTTGACAAAATGCCGAACCAACTTTCCGGCGGCCAGCAACAGCGCGTCGCCATCGCCCGCGCCTTTGTCCATTCGCCCCGTCTCATCGTTTGTGACGAACCTACGGCCGCGCTCGATGCTGGAACCGGCCGGACCGTGATGGAAATTCTCAAGGAGGCGGCCGTGACGCCCGATCGCGCGGTCATCGTTGTCACCCATGATTCCCGCATTTTCCCTTTCGCCGATCATATCGCCACAATGGAAGACGGCCGCATACGTTCTGTCCGGTCCGCTCCGTTCGGCCAGCTTTCGGAGGTCGCTTGA
- a CDS encoding ABC transporter permease has product MNAVALRMLFGDRAKYIGLIFGIAFSTMLMSNQISIFTGLMLRTANQILDAREPDIWVMDPRVEYIDEIEPMTDTELGRVRGVDGVDWAVPFYKGLTVAHTRDGLLQQVILLGVDDATLIGVTPRMVMGSVENLKQQDAMIMDRAGFQFMWPGEKPELGKVIELNDHRAVIAAISDAGAPFTTFPVVYTKYSSAMNFIGRTRKQMSFILVHAKSGEDHQALARKITAETGLKALTWRDFTWATVGYYLKRTGIPVNFGITVALGFIIGAAVVGQTFYLFVIENLRQFGSLKAMGVANGTILRMVLLQAMVVAGIGYAIGIGLCALFFQVTSRVSINLRGFELPWQVAAGTAAAVFVIIIIASLASVRKVMVVDPAIVFRG; this is encoded by the coding sequence ATGAACGCCGTCGCGCTCAGAATGTTGTTCGGCGATCGAGCCAAATATATCGGGCTCATCTTCGGCATCGCCTTTTCGACGATGCTGATGTCGAACCAGATCTCGATCTTCACCGGGCTGATGCTCCGCACGGCCAATCAGATCCTCGACGCGCGTGAACCCGATATCTGGGTCATGGATCCGCGCGTTGAATATATTGATGAAATCGAGCCGATGACCGACACGGAGCTTGGCCGTGTGCGCGGTGTCGATGGCGTCGATTGGGCCGTTCCCTTCTACAAAGGGTTGACCGTCGCGCATACACGCGATGGTCTCTTGCAACAGGTGATCCTGCTTGGTGTCGATGACGCAACCCTGATCGGTGTGACGCCGCGCATGGTTATGGGCTCGGTCGAAAATTTGAAGCAACAAGATGCGATGATCATGGACAGGGCCGGATTCCAGTTCATGTGGCCGGGCGAGAAGCCGGAACTTGGCAAGGTGATCGAACTCAATGATCATCGCGCTGTCATTGCTGCGATCAGTGATGCTGGGGCGCCTTTCACCACATTTCCGGTGGTCTATACGAAATATTCCAGCGCGATGAATTTCATCGGCCGCACGCGCAAGCAAATGTCCTTTATCCTGGTGCATGCCAAGTCGGGGGAGGATCATCAGGCTCTCGCCCGCAAGATCACCGCCGAGACTGGCCTTAAGGCATTGACGTGGCGGGATTTCACCTGGGCGACGGTCGGTTATTATCTCAAACGGACGGGCATTCCGGTCAATTTCGGCATTACCGTCGCGCTTGGCTTCATCATCGGCGCTGCTGTAGTCGGACAGACCTTCTATCTTTTCGTGATCGAAAATCTCCGCCAATTCGGCTCGCTCAAGGCCATGGGCGTGGCCAATGGGACGATCCTGCGCATGGTTCTCTTGCAGGCGATGGTTGTCGCCGGCATTGGCTATGCCATCGGTATTGGGCTCTGTGCTCTTTTCTTCCAAGTCACTTCACGCGTCTCGATTAACCTGCGTGGTTTCGAACTGCCGTGGCAGGTCGCGGCCGGAACGGCGGCGGCCGTTTTCGTGATCATCATCATCGCCAGTCTCGCCAGCGTCCGTAAGGTCATGGTCGTGGACCCGGCCATTGTCTTCAGGGGGTAG
- a CDS encoding TetR/AcrR family transcriptional regulator — MDAPIAPAPSPRNEQDNAKRRQILDGAREVFLAQGFDAASMNEIARKAGVSKGTLYVYFTSKEQLFQTVTHEACMEHAKHVFCLDLDDHDIEAVLTRLGRGFVTFLCRQDFLSPLRTVISIADRMPELGREFYEAGPSLGITMLQRYLEREVSAGNLMIEDCEVAAAQFLDSCLATIFRPLLFNTGTPLTEARINHVVGIAVRVFLAAYRNRK, encoded by the coding sequence GTGGATGCTCCGATTGCGCCCGCCCCCTCTCCACGCAACGAGCAAGATAATGCCAAGCGGCGGCAGATTCTGGATGGAGCGCGTGAGGTTTTTCTGGCGCAAGGTTTTGACGCTGCCAGCATGAACGAGATCGCGCGCAAGGCAGGGGTGTCGAAGGGCACGCTCTATGTTTATTTCACGAGCAAAGAGCAATTGTTCCAGACAGTGACGCATGAAGCCTGCATGGAGCATGCTAAACATGTGTTTTGTCTCGACCTCGACGACCATGACATCGAAGCCGTTCTCACCCGTCTTGGACGAGGTTTCGTCACCTTCCTGTGCCGTCAAGACTTCCTGTCACCGCTGCGTACTGTCATCAGCATCGCCGATCGTATGCCGGAACTCGGCAGAGAATTTTATGAAGCGGGGCCCTCTTTGGGCATAACGATGCTGCAACGCTATCTCGAACGCGAGGTCTCCGCTGGAAATCTAATGATCGAGGATTGCGAGGTCGCGGCGGCGCAGTTTCTGGATTCCTGCCTTGCCACAATTTTTCGGCCCCTTCTCTTCAATACCGGAACGCCGCTGACCGAAGCGCGGATTAATCATGTGGTTGGAATCGCTGTCCGTGTTTTTCTGGCCGCTTATCGGAATCGGAAATAG
- a CDS encoding pirin family protein — translation MIEMVISQRRRSLGGFEVGRVLPFAQRRMVGPFIFFDHLGPLDMQAGLPRSVDVRPHPHIGLSTVTYLFAGEIMHRDSVGSEQAIHPAEINWMTAGSGVTHSERFERARREGDHVHGLQAWVALPKESEEISASFHHYTGTDLPVWQENGTSARLLAGEAFGAKAKVATLSPLFYIHWTLAQGTTIALPDEYSERAAYVAAGRVTIEGRSFGVGEMILFSAGSAASLTAEEPSLVMGLGGEPLGERFLFWNFVSSSKARLEQAKADWRAGRMKLPDLDHDEFIPLPEEPSPAPNPMS, via the coding sequence ATGATCGAAATGGTCATTTCTCAGCGTCGGCGCAGCCTCGGCGGTTTCGAGGTGGGCCGTGTCTTGCCCTTCGCACAAAGGCGCATGGTCGGACCTTTCATCTTTTTCGATCATCTGGGACCGCTCGACATGCAGGCCGGCCTGCCCCGTTCCGTCGACGTCAGGCCGCATCCGCATATTGGCCTTTCCACCGTCACCTATCTCTTTGCAGGCGAGATCATGCATCGTGACAGCGTCGGCTCGGAGCAGGCCATCCACCCCGCCGAGATCAATTGGATGACGGCAGGAAGCGGTGTCACCCATAGCGAGCGTTTCGAACGCGCCCGGCGCGAGGGCGATCATGTCCACGGGCTTCAGGCCTGGGTCGCATTGCCGAAGGAAAGCGAGGAAATCTCCGCCTCATTTCATCATTATACCGGCACGGATCTGCCAGTCTGGCAAGAGAATGGCACTTCGGCGCGTCTCCTCGCGGGTGAGGCTTTTGGCGCCAAGGCGAAGGTCGCGACGCTTTCACCTCTCTTCTATATCCATTGGACCCTCGCTCAGGGCACGACGATCGCCTTGCCGGATGAATATTCCGAACGCGCCGCCTATGTCGCAGCGGGCCGGGTCACAATCGAGGGCCGCAGTTTCGGAGTGGGCGAAATGATCCTGTTCAGCGCCGGCTCAGCTGCCTCACTCACAGCGGAGGAACCCTCCCTGGTGATGGGGCTCGGTGGCGAACCGCTCGGCGAGCGTTTCCTTTTCTGGAACTTCGTTTCGTCTTCGAAAGCTCGCCTCGAACAGGCAAAAGCGGATTGGCGGGCCGGCCGCATGAAACTGCCCGACCTTGACCATGACGAATTCATTCCTCTGCCGGAAGAGCCCTCCCCCGCCCCTAATCCCATGTCGTGA
- the trxA gene encoding thioredoxin yields the protein MPSLKVTDATFARAVIDAGLPVFVDFWADWCGPCHAVAPLLEDLADELQGRVIVAKLNIDENPDTTALQDIHSVPTFKIFKNGELAAQDIGAYTKDALRAWILETIA from the coding sequence ATGCCAAGCCTGAAAGTGACTGACGCTACCTTCGCCCGCGCTGTCATCGACGCGGGCCTTCCCGTTTTTGTGGATTTCTGGGCGGATTGGTGTGGCCCCTGCCACGCTGTCGCCCCTCTTCTCGAAGACCTCGCCGATGAATTGCAAGGCCGGGTTATCGTCGCCAAGCTGAATATCGACGAGAATCCGGATACGACGGCGCTCCAAGACATCCATTCCGTCCCGACTTTCAAAATCTTCAAAAATGGCGAGCTCGCCGCGCAGGATATTGGCGCCTATACCAAGGACGCCCTGCGTGCCTGGATTCTTGAAACGATCGCCTGA
- a CDS encoding aldose 1-epimerase family protein, which translates to MTGRSFIIGTMGALLWSLSAFADETILTSAKKNIHLDEWSATSPAGSAQTWSVKKVTLHGGKQEGVDLITVDNGKLSFSIVPTRGMSALRAQMGDIRLGWDSPVKEIVNPVYINLLARDGVGWLDGFNEWMPRAGIAWAGHPGKDGANTLTLHGQIGNIPASEVSVSIEKGNPGRIVVKGLVNEISMFGSNLTLNSEVSTEIGSNHIVFNDSIVNNGTKPQEYQIIYHSDYGEPILEGGAKFVAPIKELRPFDGVAAKAISTFDSYLDAKPGFTEEVFGIVPYGDANNRTSVLLHNAAGDKGVSLTYAIDGLPYFALWKNTGAKGEAYVTGLEPATSFPANRSIERKAGRVPTLEPGASQSFTVDFAILSGKDAVNAAVDKVKAIQAGRPTNVNTETIKPCCLSVVN; encoded by the coding sequence TTGACCGGAAGATCATTTATCATCGGTACCATGGGTGCCTTGCTCTGGAGTCTTTCCGCCTTCGCGGATGAAACTATTCTCACGAGCGCCAAGAAGAATATCCATCTTGACGAATGGAGCGCCACAAGTCCTGCGGGATCGGCTCAGACATGGAGCGTGAAGAAGGTCACGCTGCATGGCGGCAAACAGGAAGGGGTCGATCTCATCACGGTCGACAATGGCAAACTCAGCTTTTCGATCGTTCCAACGCGCGGCATGAGTGCCTTGCGTGCCCAGATGGGTGACATCCGTCTCGGATGGGACTCGCCTGTCAAGGAGATCGTCAACCCCGTTTACATCAACCTTCTTGCGCGCGATGGAGTCGGCTGGCTCGACGGCTTCAATGAATGGATGCCGCGCGCCGGTATCGCCTGGGCTGGCCATCCCGGCAAGGATGGCGCGAACACACTCACTCTGCATGGCCAGATCGGCAATATTCCAGCATCCGAAGTGTCCGTCAGCATCGAGAAGGGCAATCCTGGGCGGATTGTCGTAAAGGGGCTGGTGAACGAAATCTCGATGTTTGGCTCAAACTTGACGCTGAATTCCGAAGTTTCGACGGAGATCGGTTCCAATCACATCGTCTTCAACGATTCGATCGTCAACAATGGGACGAAGCCGCAGGAATACCAGATCATCTACCATAGCGATTACGGCGAGCCGATCCTGGAGGGCGGTGCTAAATTCGTCGCGCCCATCAAGGAACTGCGCCCCTTTGACGGCGTGGCGGCGAAAGCGATTTCGACATTTGACAGCTATCTGGACGCCAAGCCGGGTTTCACCGAGGAAGTGTTTGGCATTGTCCCCTATGGCGACGCGAATAATCGGACCAGCGTTCTGCTTCACAACGCTGCTGGCGATAAAGGCGTCTCTCTCACCTATGCGATCGACGGACTTCCCTATTTCGCGCTTTGGAAAAATACGGGTGCGAAAGGCGAGGCCTATGTGACAGGTCTCGAGCCGGCCACGAGCTTTCCCGCCAATCGCAGCATCGAACGCAAGGCGGGCCGTGTCCCGACGCTGGAGCCGGGAGCCTCGCAATCCTTCACGGTCGACTTCGCCATATTGAGCGGCAAGGACGCCGTGAATGCTGCCGTGGATAAGGTGAAGGCGATCCAGGCCGGGCGTCCGACAAATGTGAATACGGAGACGATCAAGCCCTGCTGCCTATCGGTCGTGAATTGA
- the infC gene encoding translation initiation factor IF-3: MKAPVVPQKDGPRINHDIRVREIQLIDAEGHNRGIVPILDAQRLADEASLDLVEIVPNATPPVCKILDYGKFRFLEQKKAAEARKKQKIVEIKEIKLRPGIDEHDYDTKMKAVKRFFEEGDKVKVTLRFRGREMAHQDLGFRLLERVKSETGTFAKVEAEPSMEGRQMIMVLAPRT; this comes from the coding sequence ATGAAAGCCCCCGTTGTTCCGCAGAAGGATGGACCCCGTATCAACCACGACATTCGCGTCCGTGAGATCCAGTTGATCGATGCCGAAGGGCACAATCGCGGGATCGTCCCGATTCTAGACGCGCAACGCCTGGCCGACGAGGCTTCACTCGACCTCGTTGAGATCGTGCCCAATGCCACGCCGCCAGTCTGCAAGATTCTGGATTATGGAAAATTCCGCTTTCTCGAACAAAAGAAAGCCGCCGAGGCCCGCAAGAAACAGAAGATCGTCGAGATCAAGGAAATCAAGCTGCGGCCCGGCATCGACGAGCATGATTACGACACCAAGATGAAGGCCGTGAAACGGTTCTTCGAAGAAGGTGACAAGGTCAAGGTCACGCTGCGCTTCCGCGGCCGTGAAATGGCCCATCAGGATCTCGGTTTCCGCCTGCTCGAACGGGTGAAGTCCGAAACTGGCACTTTCGCGAAGGTCGAGGCGGAACCCTCTATGGAAGGCCGTCAGATGATCATGGTGCTCGCACCGCGGACGTGA